The following are encoded in a window of Bacteroidales bacterium genomic DNA:
- a CDS encoding ATPase translates to MLIVADSGSTKTDWRLFDKRHGVQELQTIGLNPYFLTGSEISSVLEKELHPILNKAEVSEVYFYGSGCSHADKIMEIENALSDFFSNANIIVESDLLGTAKALCGNKLGIVAILGTGSNSCVYDGEKITDQLLSLGYVLGDEGSGAVLGKKVLKAALSGNMPESLLKDFQEAFSIRPDVVLQKIYRKPFPNRYLASFAPFATKHMADAWMNALLKEHLVDFFKEMVMIYDGYKEYNLNLTGSLAWHLLPLIEELCKKYEIQLGKVLKQPIDDLLNYHLSLYQAGK, encoded by the coding sequence ATGCTGATAGTTGCCGATAGTGGATCAACCAAAACAGATTGGAGGCTTTTTGACAAAAGACATGGGGTTCAGGAATTACAAACAATTGGTTTGAACCCATATTTTCTGACAGGAAGCGAAATAAGTTCAGTTCTTGAAAAGGAACTGCATCCTATTTTAAACAAGGCTGAAGTCAGTGAGGTCTATTTTTATGGGTCGGGCTGCAGCCACGCGGATAAGATCATGGAAATAGAAAATGCGCTTTCTGATTTCTTTTCGAACGCTAACATTATTGTTGAATCAGACCTCCTTGGAACTGCAAAAGCGCTGTGCGGGAACAAGCTCGGAATTGTTGCAATACTGGGAACAGGGTCAAACAGTTGCGTTTACGATGGTGAAAAAATCACAGATCAGTTGCTATCGCTGGGCTATGTTCTTGGTGATGAAGGTAGCGGGGCTGTGCTCGGCAAAAAAGTTCTGAAGGCTGCTTTATCAGGCAATATGCCTGAATCTTTATTAAAAGATTTTCAGGAAGCATTCTCAATCCGACCCGATGTGGTTCTTCAAAAAATATACCGCAAGCCTTTTCCGAACCGTTACCTGGCTTCATTTGCACCTTTTGCAACAAAGCACATGGCTGATGCATGGATGAATGCCCTGCTCAAAGAGCATCTTGTTGATTTTTTCAAAGAAATGGTAATGATTTATGATGGTTATAAAGAATACAATCTGAACCTCACCGGATCACTCGCATGGCATTTGCTTCCACTGATTGAAGAGCTGTGCAAAAAATATGAAATCCAACTCGGCAAGGTGCTGAAACAACCTATTGATGATCTGTTGAATTATCATCTGAGTCTTTATCAGGCTGGAAAGTAA
- a CDS encoding DUF456 domain-containing protein translates to MDLLLISIAVILLLLGIVGCLVPMLPGPPLSFAALLLLQFTSHSPFTEEFLIMWGLITAAVTAVDYWVPIYGTKKLGGTKWGVWGAAIGLIIGLFVFPPFGIITGPLIGALLGELIAGQEFSRALRSALGTFVGFVAGTIMKLVVSLILSYHFIINLRT, encoded by the coding sequence ATGGATTTGTTGCTTATTTCAATTGCAGTTATTTTGTTGTTATTAGGGATTGTCGGTTGTTTGGTGCCGATGTTGCCCGGCCCTCCCCTATCTTTTGCTGCATTGTTGTTATTGCAATTCACTTCGCATTCACCATTTACTGAAGAATTCCTTATCATGTGGGGTCTTATCACTGCAGCTGTCACCGCAGTTGACTACTGGGTTCCTATATATGGTACAAAAAAACTTGGGGGAACCAAATGGGGTGTTTGGGGAGCCGCCATCGGGCTGATTATTGGCTTGTTTGTTTTTCCACCTTTCGGGATCATTACGGGCCCCCTGATCGGAGCGTTGCTGGGAGAATTAATTGCCGGTCAGGAATTTTCACGGGCGCTGAGATCAGCGCTTGGAACATTCGTTGGTTTTGTTGCCGGAACCATCATGAAACTTGTTGTATCGCTTATTCTTAGTTATCACTTTATCATAAACTTACGAACATGA
- a CDS encoding patatin-like phospholipase family protein yields MRKYKLGIVLSGGGARGIAHLGVLDALHKHGIEPEVVSGSSIGAIVGCFYAAGVEPSFILDEIKKEKLTRFFSWSFPLSGFLDLDYMQEWFAKHISEDNFRALKKPFFISVTNLNSGKNEIINEGPLFDFVIASSTIPLIFKPRIINNNTYVDGGILNNMPAIAIRDFCDTIIGVNINHSGPLEKIHGMKEIVERSLRLAIESNIKENMRVCDIMIQPEEMKGISTFEFRRADEIYQIGFDATEEMMPEIRNKLGQSHSEISI; encoded by the coding sequence ATGAGAAAATATAAATTAGGCATTGTATTAAGTGGTGGTGGCGCCAGAGGCATTGCGCACCTTGGAGTGCTTGATGCCCTTCACAAGCATGGAATTGAACCCGAAGTGGTTTCCGGGTCAAGTATTGGTGCCATTGTTGGTTGCTTCTATGCTGCTGGCGTTGAACCGTCATTTATCCTTGATGAAATTAAAAAGGAGAAACTGACCAGATTTTTTTCCTGGAGCTTTCCGTTGAGTGGCTTTCTTGATCTTGACTACATGCAGGAATGGTTTGCCAAGCATATCAGTGAAGACAATTTCAGAGCGCTCAAAAAGCCGTTTTTCATCTCAGTTACTAACCTTAACTCCGGTAAAAATGAGATAATCAACGAAGGACCTCTATTTGATTTTGTTATTGCATCTTCTACAATTCCGTTAATATTCAAGCCGCGGATTATCAACAATAATACTTATGTTGATGGTGGCATTCTCAATAATATGCCTGCCATTGCAATACGGGATTTTTGTGATACAATCATTGGAGTTAATATCAATCACAGCGGACCACTTGAGAAAATTCATGGAATGAAAGAGATCGTTGAAAGATCCCTTCGGCTTGCGATTGAAAGCAACATAAAAGAGAATATGAGAGTTTGCGATATAATGATTCAACCGGAAGAAATGAAAGGAATAAGCACCTTCGAATTTCGCAGGGCCGATGAGATTTACCAGATTGGTTTTGATGCTACCGAGGAAATGATGCCGGAAATTCGTAACAAACTTGGCCAAAGTCATTCAGAGATTTCCATTTAA
- a CDS encoding DUF1015 domain-containing protein, giving the protein MAVLKAFKGLRPPKEIAKDLASRPYDVLNSVEARQEAAGNEYSLLHIIKPEIDLPVEFDIHSQPVYDKAKENFELFRSKGYLVPDSEAYFYIYAQTMNGKTQYGIVGCASVEDYLNNVIKKHELTRPDKEEDRMKHVRITNANMEPVFFSYPAQAAIDKIVSGIVQNQKPEYDFVADDGVGHHFWVIRDKATNAAITTLFAGVPSFYVADGHHRTAAAALVGNEKKKNNPNHQGDEEYNFFLAVLFPDDQLTIIDYNRVVTDLNGLDSATFLKKLEDVFVVEPKGTTTCGPDRLHNFGMYLDGNWYSLTAKPGTFNDLDPIGVLDVTILSQKVLDEILDIKNLRTSKRVDFVGGIRGLGELEKRVYSGEMKAAFALFPVSMQQLIDIADTGNIMPPKTTWFEPKLRSGLVVHLLD; this is encoded by the coding sequence ATGGCTGTATTGAAAGCATTCAAAGGCCTCAGGCCACCAAAGGAAATCGCAAAAGATCTCGCATCACGACCCTACGATGTGCTTAATTCAGTGGAGGCAAGGCAGGAAGCGGCAGGAAACGAGTACTCCCTGCTTCATATCATAAAACCAGAAATTGATCTGCCGGTTGAATTTGATATACACTCACAACCTGTGTACGACAAGGCAAAAGAAAATTTTGAGCTGTTCCGATCCAAAGGCTATTTGGTTCCCGACTCTGAAGCATATTTCTATATTTATGCCCAAACCATGAACGGGAAAACGCAATATGGTATCGTAGGCTGTGCGTCGGTTGAGGATTATCTGAACAACGTGATCAAAAAACATGAGCTCACCAGGCCCGATAAGGAAGAAGACCGCATGAAGCATGTTCGCATTACCAATGCCAATATGGAGCCGGTTTTCTTCAGTTATCCTGCACAAGCCGCCATTGACAAGATTGTTTCAGGTATCGTTCAGAACCAAAAGCCGGAGTATGATTTTGTTGCTGACGATGGTGTTGGACATCATTTTTGGGTGATCCGAGATAAAGCTACCAATGCAGCAATAACAACCCTCTTTGCCGGCGTGCCTTCCTTTTATGTGGCTGATGGCCATCATCGCACTGCCGCCGCCGCATTGGTGGGCAATGAGAAGAAAAAGAACAACCCCAATCATCAGGGCGATGAGGAATATAACTTCTTCCTTGCCGTGCTCTTTCCTGATGATCAACTTACAATTATTGATTACAACAGGGTGGTAACTGACCTGAATGGCCTGGACAGTGCAACGTTTCTCAAAAAACTGGAAGATGTATTTGTGGTCGAACCCAAAGGCACAACTACATGCGGGCCCGACCGTTTGCATAATTTCGGCATGTACCTCGATGGCAATTGGTATTCATTAACAGCAAAGCCAGGCACTTTCAACGATCTGGACCCGATTGGCGTGCTGGATGTAACAATACTCTCGCAAAAGGTGCTGGATGAAATCCTGGATATCAAAAACCTGAGAACCAGCAAGCGCGTTGATTTTGTTGGTGGCATCCGTGGCTTGGGCGAACTTGAAAAACGAGTTTACAGTGGCGAGATGAAAGCCGCTTTTGCCCTTTTCCCGGTTTCCATGCAGCAATTGATTGACATTGCTGACACCGGCAACATCATGCCTCCGAAAACAACCTGGTTCGAACCCAAACTGCGCAGCGGGTTGGTGGTGCATCTACTTGATTGA
- a CDS encoding four helix bundle protein, which translates to MEAELDRPISFFRFEDLRVYHKALDYIAWVHERGANFYDTDKGILSTRFCHAAQSIGLNIAEGSARNKSQFIYYLKMGKSSLRDCLVFTSLARQLGYINEEEEEYSRSQLMEMTKMLGALIGSLQKAGGVDEDPD; encoded by the coding sequence ATGGAAGCTGAACTCGACAGACCAATTTCTTTCTTCCGGTTCGAAGACCTAAGGGTCTATCATAAAGCTCTTGATTACATTGCCTGGGTGCATGAACGTGGAGCGAATTTTTATGATACCGATAAAGGCATTTTATCTACACGATTTTGTCATGCCGCCCAAAGCATCGGGCTGAACATCGCCGAAGGTTCCGCCAGAAACAAGAGCCAGTTCATCTACTACCTGAAGATGGGGAAAAGTTCGCTTCGCGATTGTCTGGTTTTTACATCCCTGGCGCGGCAGCTTGGCTATATAAACGAAGAGGAGGAAGAGTATTCGCGTTCGCAGCTCATGGAAATGACAAAAATGCTTGGCGCGTTGATCGGCTCACTGCAAAAGGCAGGCGGAGTAGACGAAGACCCGGATTAA
- the serC gene encoding 3-phosphoserine/phosphohydroxythreonine transaminase, whose protein sequence is MKKHNFNAGPSILPRIAIENTANAILDLNGSGLSILEISHRSKDFQAIIDEAVALFKELLNIPEGYHVLFLGGGASIQFCMLPYNLMKTKAAYLETGVWAKKAIKEAKLFGEVKVVGSSSDKNFNYIPKNYEIPADADYFHFTSNNTIYGTEIHNDPDCPVVMVADMSSDILSRPIDISKYGIIYGGAQKNAGPAGVTFVIIREDILGKVERAIPSMLDYRIHIAEGSMFNTPPCISIFTVKETLKWVKEIGGVAKMKEINWDKANLLYGAIDNSKMFVGTAEKEARSVMNICFVMKEQYKDKEADFISFAQSKGMIGLKGHRSVGGFRASLYNAMPKDSVQALIDVMHEFEKMHS, encoded by the coding sequence ATGAAGAAACATAATTTTAATGCCGGGCCTTCAATCTTACCGCGCATCGCCATCGAAAACACTGCTAATGCAATTCTTGATCTTAACGGCAGTGGACTTTCCATTCTTGAGATCTCACATCGCAGTAAGGATTTTCAGGCCATTATTGATGAAGCAGTAGCCTTATTCAAAGAATTGTTGAATATTCCTGAAGGCTATCATGTGCTTTTCCTGGGTGGTGGTGCAAGCATACAATTCTGCATGCTGCCTTACAACCTGATGAAAACCAAAGCTGCCTACCTCGAAACCGGTGTTTGGGCGAAAAAAGCAATAAAAGAAGCCAAACTTTTCGGAGAAGTGAAGGTGGTTGGTTCGTCATCTGACAAGAATTTCAACTACATACCAAAGAATTATGAGATCCCGGCTGATGCTGATTACTTCCACTTCACATCTAATAATACTATTTACGGAACCGAAATTCATAACGACCCAGATTGCCCGGTTGTGATGGTTGCTGATATGTCGTCTGATATTCTGAGCCGCCCGATTGATATATCAAAATATGGGATTATTTATGGTGGCGCTCAAAAAAATGCAGGACCTGCCGGCGTTACTTTTGTAATCATCAGGGAGGATATACTAGGCAAAGTGGAAAGGGCAATCCCGAGCATGCTGGATTATAGAATCCATATTGCTGAAGGTTCAATGTTTAACACACCTCCTTGCATTTCAATCTTTACGGTGAAAGAAACCCTGAAATGGGTGAAAGAAATTGGCGGTGTTGCAAAAATGAAAGAAATTAACTGGGACAAAGCCAACCTACTCTACGGTGCCATTGATAACAGTAAAATGTTTGTAGGAACCGCCGAAAAAGAAGCACGTTCGGTTATGAATATTTGCTTCGTTATGAAAGAGCAGTACAAGGACAAAGAAGCTGATTTTATCAGTTTTGCGCAATCAAAAGGTATGATCGGCCTCAAAGGCCACCGCTCCGTTGGTGGTTTCCGCGCTTCGCTATACAATGCCATGCCAAAAGACAGTGTTCAGGCATTGATTGATGTTATGCACGAATTTGAAAAAATGCACTCTTAA
- a CDS encoding alpha/beta hydrolase, whose product MLYHKTYLNDSSNEWVVFIHGAGGSSVVWYKQIQSYLRHFNLLLIDLRGHGRSVQGPEMNRNVYSFESIALDIIEVLDHLNIRQAHFVGVSLGTIIIHKLADLHKEYVKSMIMVGAITRLNFKSRFFVELGRLFHNIMPFMWLYRFFAFIIMPHDEAQESRNIFVKEAQKLARKEFIRWFKLTSRLTSKLKKMDEDNVDIPVLYVMGEQDHMFLEPIRERVKKFKNQTLEVVEKCGHVVNIEKAAIFNDLSIEFIHQTSVQAVTPDGQTFSVSTED is encoded by the coding sequence ATGCTCTACCATAAAACATACTTGAACGACAGCTCCAACGAGTGGGTGGTATTCATCCATGGTGCCGGAGGCAGCTCCGTGGTTTGGTATAAACAAATCCAGTCATACTTAAGGCATTTCAACCTCTTGCTCATTGATCTTCGCGGTCACGGGCGTTCTGTTCAGGGACCCGAAATGAATCGCAATGTTTACTCATTTGAATCCATCGCGCTTGATATTATTGAAGTATTGGATCACCTCAACATCAGGCAGGCACATTTTGTTGGTGTTTCCCTGGGCACGATTATCATTCATAAACTGGCTGATCTTCACAAAGAATATGTGAAATCAATGATCATGGTGGGCGCCATTACCCGTCTGAATTTTAAATCCCGCTTTTTTGTAGAACTGGGGCGCTTATTCCACAACATCATGCCCTTTATGTGGCTTTACAGATTTTTTGCTTTTATTATTATGCCGCACGATGAAGCCCAGGAATCAAGAAATATTTTTGTTAAAGAAGCTCAAAAACTTGCCCGTAAAGAATTTATCCGCTGGTTCAAACTAACCAGCCGCCTTACTTCAAAACTGAAGAAGATGGATGAGGACAACGTTGACATTCCCGTGCTGTATGTTATGGGTGAGCAAGACCATATGTTTCTGGAACCAATCAGAGAGCGGGTAAAAAAGTTTAAGAACCAGACACTTGAGGTGGTTGAAAAATGCGGACATGTAGTGAATATTGAAAAAGCAGCGATCTTCAATGATTTATCCATTGAGTTCATCCACCAAACTTCGGTTCAGGCAGTCACACCGGATGGACAGACTTTCTCAGTTAGTACCGAGGACTAA
- a CDS encoding diacylglycerol kinase family protein encodes MKSFAQAFSGLLLVFKTQVNARIHLLAALVVIILGFYFRVTTEEWCILIVCICGVIGFEVINTAIERLADEVSATYNKNIGIVKDIAAAAVLVVAISAAAIGLLIFIPYLAR; translated from the coding sequence ATGAAAAGTTTCGCTCAGGCATTTTCCGGATTATTATTGGTTTTCAAAACCCAAGTAAATGCCCGTATTCACCTGCTTGCTGCATTGGTTGTTATAATCCTTGGATTTTATTTCAGGGTAACAACCGAGGAATGGTGTATCCTCATTGTTTGCATTTGCGGCGTCATTGGCTTTGAAGTAATAAACACAGCTATTGAAAGACTGGCCGATGAAGTATCAGCTACGTATAACAAAAATATTGGAATCGTGAAGGATATTGCAGCCGCCGCTGTGCTTGTGGTTGCCATTAGCGCTGCTGCCATCGGGCTGTTGATTTTTATTCCGTATCTTGCGCGATAA
- a CDS encoding YggS family pyridoxal phosphate-dependent enzyme, with protein MNAAENLSILKNEIAEHVKIIAVSKTHTPSEILEVYNSGHRLFGENRAQELIDKQPQLPDDIQWHFIGHLQTNKVKYIAPYVSMFHSIDSLKLLIEINKQASKNQRVIDCLLQFHIAQEETKFGLNQQEAAELLNSQEYKSMKNIKLRGVMGMATFTDDMEWVRKEFKTLKEYFVFLKTNYFAADDDFSEISMGMTSDYMVAIEEGSTMVRIGRAIFGERG; from the coding sequence ATGAATGCCGCCGAAAATCTTAGCATACTAAAGAACGAAATAGCTGAGCATGTCAAAATCATCGCCGTTTCCAAAACCCACACCCCATCCGAAATCCTGGAAGTATACAATTCCGGTCACCGTTTATTTGGTGAAAACCGCGCACAGGAACTGATAGATAAGCAACCGCAACTTCCGGATGATATTCAGTGGCATTTTATAGGGCATTTGCAAACCAACAAAGTAAAATACATTGCTCCGTACGTGTCAATGTTTCACAGTATTGACAGCCTGAAATTATTAATAGAAATAAACAAACAAGCCAGCAAAAATCAGCGTGTGATTGATTGCCTGCTTCAATTCCATATTGCGCAGGAAGAAACTAAATTTGGCCTGAACCAGCAAGAAGCTGCTGAACTCCTGAACTCACAGGAATACAAATCCATGAAAAACATAAAGCTCAGGGGTGTGATGGGAATGGCTACTTTTACCGATGATATGGAATGGGTGAGGAAAGAGTTCAAAACATTAAAGGAATACTTTGTGTTTTTAAAAACAAACTACTTTGCTGCTGATGATGATTTCTCGGAAATTTCAATGGGCATGACCAGCGATTATATGGTTGCCATCGAAGAAGGCAGCACCATGGTTAGGATTGGAAGAGCGATATTTGGGGAAAGAGGTTGA
- a CDS encoding MarR family transcriptional regulator: MEFTEIVLKTISGKPMKAGEIDEKAGVEKSDIEKAIKKLKKEEKIWSPKVCFYDVR, encoded by the coding sequence ATGGAATTCACAGAAATCGTCCTAAAAACCATCAGCGGCAAGCCCATGAAAGCAGGCGAAATAGATGAAAAAGCAGGAGTTGAAAAATCAGACATTGAAAAAGCGATCAAAAAACTGAAGAAAGAAGAAAAGATCTGGTCGCCCAAGGTTTGTTTCTACGATGTCCGTTAG
- a CDS encoding 3-phosphoglycerate dehydrogenase — MTKVLVATDKPFAPVAVKGIRKIIEVAGFELALLEKYTDHNDLINAVSDVDALIIRSDNVNRQVIEAAKKLKIVVRAGAGFDNIDLAAATENKVVAMNTPGQNSNAVAELALGMMVYFARKQFNGSSGTELLGKTLGIHAYGNVGKCVARIAKGFSMKVYAFDPFVSRSEIEKDDVEYISTVEELYASSQYVSLNIPANAKTKQSINFELLSKMPEGAILVNTARKEVIDEDGLLKMFAERKDFGYLSDIAPDCKDKIEAEFPGRSFFTPKKMGAQTSEANINAGLAAATQIVNFILQGDDTFKVN; from the coding sequence ATGACAAAAGTTTTAGTTGCTACAGACAAACCTTTTGCCCCTGTTGCAGTAAAAGGGATCAGAAAAATTATTGAAGTTGCAGGTTTTGAACTCGCCCTGCTCGAAAAATACACCGATCATAATGATCTTATCAACGCTGTTTCTGATGTTGATGCCCTGATCATCAGGAGCGACAATGTAAATCGCCAGGTAATAGAAGCAGCCAAGAAACTGAAAATCGTGGTTCGTGCCGGTGCCGGATTTGATAATATTGACCTTGCAGCTGCCACTGAAAACAAGGTGGTTGCCATGAACACTCCCGGACAGAATTCCAATGCAGTTGCCGAACTTGCATTGGGTATGATGGTATACTTTGCACGCAAACAATTCAACGGCTCGTCGGGAACCGAACTTCTGGGTAAAACCCTGGGCATTCATGCATATGGAAATGTAGGCAAATGTGTTGCCAGGATTGCCAAAGGCTTCAGTATGAAAGTGTATGCTTTTGATCCTTTTGTTTCCAGGTCTGAAATTGAAAAGGATGATGTAGAGTACATTTCAACGGTTGAAGAGCTCTATGCCAGCAGCCAGTATGTTTCATTGAACATCCCGGCCAATGCCAAAACCAAACAATCTATCAATTTTGAGCTTTTGTCAAAAATGCCCGAAGGTGCAATCCTTGTGAACACTGCCCGCAAAGAGGTGATTGATGAAGACGGATTGCTGAAAATGTTTGCCGAAAGAAAAGACTTTGGATATTTATCGGATATTGCCCCTGATTGCAAAGACAAGATCGAAGCTGAATTCCCAGGCAGGTCTTTTTTCACACCTAAAAAAATGGGCGCTCAAACATCCGAGGCGAACATCAATGCAGGCCTTGCTGCTGCAACACAAATTGTAAACTTCATATTACAAGGCGACGATACATTTAAGGTAAACTAA
- the msrB gene encoding peptide-methionine (R)-S-oxide reductase MsrB, which yields MSDPLKLTENEWREKLTPLQFNILRQKGTERPFTGEYDNHFESGVYHCAGCEAALFRSDTKFESGCGWPSFFESASKGSIEYKKDMTHGMIRTEVLCANCGGHLGHVFDDGPKPTGKRYCINSGAITFQPDKDSDDNSTDHQ from the coding sequence ATGTCCGATCCATTGAAATTAACAGAAAACGAATGGCGCGAGAAGCTTACGCCGCTGCAGTTTAATATATTACGCCAGAAAGGAACCGAAAGGCCATTCACAGGAGAATATGATAACCATTTTGAATCCGGAGTATATCATTGCGCGGGTTGCGAGGCAGCTTTGTTCCGTTCCGATACCAAGTTTGAATCAGGTTGTGGTTGGCCCAGCTTTTTTGAATCGGCAAGCAAAGGCAGCATTGAATATAAAAAGGATATGACGCATGGTATGATCCGCACCGAAGTGCTTTGCGCCAATTGTGGCGGCCATCTCGGGCATGTTTTTGACGATGGTCCGAAGCCAACCGGAAAGCGTTATTGCATTAATTCGGGTGCAATTACTTTCCAGCCTGATAAAGACTCAGATGATAATTCAACAGATCATCAATAG
- a CDS encoding acyl-CoA reductase produces the protein MSDHNQNIKAFTLLGEFITEHFQLQEEPKQAGKYSGMHKILNDSIEQSLEHNPWFTKKHIEHAIQAIGQMLTEQNLNLWLNQYQIIEPSEERRIRIGVIMAGNIPAVGFHDFLCVLMSGANFTGKLSSDDPYLLPALAKILSAIDNSFEDRIEFTSEPIANATAIIATGSNNTLRYFEYHYSSLPHIFRNNRNGLAVLFGNETQDQLDALAKDVFLYFGLGCRNISKLLVPVGYNFSNLIKAFEASSYVKEHEPYMNNYKHNMALYNLQQGVFLDNGFLILKNSTAIASPVATLNYEFYESLDELVQNLEECQDQIQCIVSEMKLPFATIAFGQTQQPGLEDYADGVDTIKFIADLKS, from the coding sequence ATGTCAGACCACAATCAAAACATAAAGGCCTTTACCTTACTTGGTGAATTTATCACCGAACATTTTCAATTGCAGGAAGAACCAAAACAGGCGGGTAAATATTCAGGCATGCACAAGATTCTTAATGACAGCATTGAGCAATCATTGGAGCATAATCCCTGGTTCACCAAAAAGCATATTGAACATGCCATTCAAGCAATTGGTCAGATGCTTACGGAGCAGAACCTGAACTTATGGTTAAACCAGTACCAGATTATTGAACCATCAGAAGAACGAAGAATCAGAATTGGTGTGATTATGGCTGGAAATATCCCGGCAGTGGGATTTCATGATTTTTTGTGCGTATTGATGTCGGGAGCCAATTTTACAGGAAAGTTATCTTCCGATGATCCTTACCTGCTTCCGGCACTGGCGAAAATCTTGTCTGCTATTGATAATTCATTTGAAGATAGAATTGAATTTACTAGCGAACCGATTGCAAATGCAACAGCAATCATCGCCACCGGCAGTAATAACACCTTGCGGTATTTTGAATATCACTATAGCAGCTTGCCGCATATTTTCAGGAATAACCGCAATGGTTTGGCGGTGTTGTTCGGAAACGAAACCCAAGACCAGCTTGATGCACTTGCAAAAGATGTTTTTTTGTATTTCGGGCTGGGTTGCAGGAATATTTCAAAGTTGTTAGTACCTGTAGGGTACAATTTTTCAAACTTAATCAAGGCTTTTGAAGCATCTTCTTATGTTAAGGAGCATGAACCGTATATGAACAATTATAAGCATAACATGGCATTGTACAACTTGCAACAGGGTGTTTTCCTTGATAATGGTTTTTTGATCCTGAAAAACTCAACTGCAATTGCATCACCGGTGGCCACGCTCAATTATGAGTTTTATGAAAGTCTGGATGAATTGGTTCAAAACCTTGAGGAATGCCAGGATCAGATCCAATGTATTGTAAGTGAGATGAAACTGCCGTTTGCTACGATTGCTTTTGGTCAAACCCAGCAACCCGGGCTTGAGGATTACGCTGATGGAGTAGATACGATTAAATTTATTGCCGACTTGAAGAGCTGA